In the Balaenoptera musculus isolate JJ_BM4_2016_0621 chromosome 20, mBalMus1.pri.v3, whole genome shotgun sequence genome, AGTTCCCACTTTTCTGGTTACCTTCAGTCGTGGCAAAGGGGCATAGGCGGTGCAGGGGACAGAAACTCAAGCCTGGGGCTGGCAGAGAGGGGCCAGAGGCCAGTCCAGGGCAGGGAAGAGCTCCCACCTCCTGAGGGCTGGCTGCGGGTGCAGCTGGAAGGGGAGCCCGACGCCAGAGAGCCCCATTAAAGCGCCGCCGGCCGGCGACTGCGGCGAGACTCGCGTCCGGCTGTCCGTCCCCACTTCCTCCCTCGCTGGGTCCAGGGCACACAGCCGAGCGCAGAAGGGGGGAGGCGTGGAGGCTCAGACTTGAGCAAACAAATAAGTTCAGGGAACGCCTCCCTCTCTTTGGTGTAAACTCCGGGCCCTGGACACACCCATACCCTCccctgcgggggtgggggtggggaagggagtggggtggggagggagcagaaTCCGAGGGCAGGGAGATAGGGGACCACAGGGTCCCCAGggtgggagggcccctccccttCGAGGGCGGGGGCGCAGCTCCGGACGGGAGGGAGTTAACCCGGTGGCCTCGCGGCTCCACGTAGGAGCTGGCTCCGGCTGCCGGCTGCGGTCAGGGCCATCGTATAAATAGGGCGGGAGACCGAGCACCGAGGACTTGCcgctgcccccagccccggccccaggCGTCCCGGCCATGGCCCGCCCGATGCTCTTGCTCAGCCTCGGCCTCCTGGCCGGCCTGCTGCCGGCGCTGGCCGCCTGCCCCCAGAACTGCCACTGCCACGGTGACCTGCAGCACGTCATCTGCGACAAGGTGGGGCTGCAGAAGATCCCCAAGGTGTCAGAGAAGACCAAGCTGCTCAACCTACAGCGCAACAACTTCCCAGTGCTGGCTGCCAACTCGTTTCGGGCCATGCCGAACCTCGTGTCGCTGCACCTGCAGCACTGCCAGATCCGCGAGGTGGCCGCGGGCGCCTTCCGCGGCCTCAAGCAGCTCATCTACCTGTACCTGTCCCACAATGACATCCGCGTGCTGCGCACCGGCGCCTTCGACGACCTGAGCGAGCTCACCTACCTCTACCTGGACCACAACAAGGTGACCGAGCTGCCCCGGGGGCTGCTCTCTCCGCTGGTCAACCTCTTCATCCTGCAGCTCAACAACAACAAGATCCGCGAGCTGCGCTCCGGCGCCTTCCACGGCGCCAAGGACCTGCGCTGGCTCTACCTGTCGGAAAACTCACTCAGTTCCCTGCAGCCCGGCACTCTGGATGACGTGGAGAACCTCGCCAAGTTCTACCTGGATAGGAACCAGCTGTCCAGCTACCCCTTGGCTGCTCTGAGCAAGCTGCGGGTGGTGGAGGATCTGAAGCTGTCCCACAATCCCCTGAAAAGCATTCCCGACAACGCGTTCCAGTCTTTCGGCAGATATCTGGAGACACTCTGGCTGGACAACACCAACCTGGAGAAGGTGAGCTCCTGGCTGCAGGGCTCTGCCCCGGCTCCGCCTTCACTGCCAGGAGGTCCAGGGATCCCGGGCCACAGCTGGGCACCATCCCCTCTCCCCTAAAATTGCCTCTTCCTGGGGCTGTCTCCAAGGTGAGGAGCTCTGCTACCTCTGTCCTCATCTTGTCATATTCTCACCCAGAATCCTGCCCTGCTGCCCCTGTCCCTAGTCTCGGCCACTGCCCTCCTAGGATTCCTACTTATAAACAGAGCTGGGGCTGCCCTGGCCCCACCAATGGCCCCCAGGAGGCATGTCCAGGGCTCCCGAACCCCCTGCTGTGTACAGCAGCCACCCCTTCCTGTTGGGCCTTCCACCCCTCCTATGCTGTTTTTTTCCCCGTCTCCAGTAAAACTACCACCCCATAAAGGGAGGTTTGTTTACTGAGGAGCCTTCCAGAGGAGCTGGGCAAATCAGGCCCACAAAGACACCCTGTTCCTGGTGGGGAGTGTGctaaggtggggtggggggctggggagtgagggggaggaCATACCTGAGGAAgacctcctccctgcctcccagaggCCCTGATGGatccctcatccccacccccagtccacaCACCTACATTCCACTGCATTCTCAGGTCCATTTCAGCTGAGTGGGGACAGGGGGCCTGACCCAGGTTGCAGACATGCACCCATGGGTTCCGTGAAGGGGCAAAGGCAAGAACCACTCACCACTGTTAACCTTTGGCACAAGGACCCTAGGTGTCTCCCCATAGGAAAGACTGGCCATGCCTCACTGTGTCCCAGAAAACTCACTGCCCTTTGCCCACCCCGGTCACCAGACCCATCTCCTGGCTGCGTCCTCGCTCAGTCCTTCCTCCTCTGTGATGCCCAGCACCTGGCCAGGTGGGGCTGCCTTGGGTCGGAGTGGAATCCTTCCTTGGGACTAGAAAATCGCTCTGGTGTAGGGGCTCCGGCCAGGAGGTTTGGGCAGGGACCAGGGCAAGGTGGGGGAGATGGTCATCAGAGCAGTCTGATTACCAGGGAACTTCACACCCTTCCCTGGGCCACAGGCACAGAGATGAGGGCAGAATAATACCTGGATGGCGACCAGCCTTCATCTGGGTGGACAGAGTCTGCCTGAGCCTGCCCTTCTTCAGCCCCAGCCACTCCCCAGCAGAAGTCAGAGTCCCCTGTGGCCCACCACTGCCAGCGTGGCCTTTCAGTGGGAAGCAGAGCAGGGCAGCAGGGGCTCATTTGGGGCAGGGGAGGCCAGGCAGGAACTGTGACGTCTGGGCCAAGATATGGGCACCAATAGAATGTTTCCTCTGGAGCCAGCCAACCTGGCCCAAGACTCCACCGAGGTGGCTCCACAAATAGAGTCTGGCAGGCAGTGAGGGAGCAGTGAGGATAGAGCTGGGGGACATCCCAGgaccctgggggctgtggggaaCCTGGGCCCACTGCCCATCCCACCAAACACTGACCAGCTTCACTGTGTGCCAGCTTGGGCCACTGGGGCCAACTCTggctgcctccccagccccagtgTTTGTGCAGGAAGCATGGTGccaggggaggaggagctggatgTGGTCCTGCAGCTACTGTTGACTCCCTGGGCAAGGGACTtaaccctgccccctccccgccccccccgccaGTTTACATATTGCAAATAACACTACCTATCTCAAAAGGTGGTTGTATGGATTAGGTCATCTGAGACAACTTAGTCATACTGTGAAACTCCTCAAGGTGCCACTGCTTATGTCCAAGGAAGGACCCTGCCCCTCTGGGGCCATAGAGATGGGAGAGGCCGGACACGGGCTGGGGTGCTCACTCgtgcccacctccctccctaGTTCTCTGATGGTGCCTTCCTGGGTGTGACCACGCTGAAACATGTCCATCTGGAGAACAATCGCCTGAACCAGCTGCCTTCCAGCTTCCCCTTTGACAGCCTGGAGACCCTCACCCTCACCAACAACCCCTGGAAATGTACCTGCCAGCTCCGGGGACTGCGGAGGTGAGAGGACCCCCGTGGTACCCCCAGAACACGCTCATGTGATGAAGTAGAGACACACTGGCCCTGCACTAAGACATCCTGGGCATACGTCCTAGATCTGCTACCTAATAGGTGTGGAACCCTGGGCATCTCCCGATTTGCATGAAGATGACAGTTCCAGACTACCCTAAAGCCAAGTCACCCTGGCCCCATGGCTCACTGACCCTTCCTCCAGTACTCTTACATCTCTTCCCCTACCCCAGCAACTCTCTGTCTCTCCAGGTGGCTGGAAGCCAAGACCTCCCGCCCTGATGCCACTTGCGTGTCGCCCGCCAAGTTCAGGGGCCAGCACATTCGTGACACGGACGCCTTCCGCGGCTGCAAGTTCCCCACTAAGAGGTCCAAGAAAGCCGGCCGCCATTAAACAGGTGGGGCCCGGTGGGCAGCTCCCCCATTCCCTCTCTGGAGATTCTGGACGTGAGAAGGGTGTCCCAGGATACTTCCCCACCATGGAAGGGCATGCAGACCCTCCATTtttgcagggagaggaggggaggactGGGGCTCCCCCTCTAAGGGGGAAAATGATACTGCCCAGGACCACCACCATTCTCTCCAAACACTGTCTAGGTTGTTGGAGTCCTGACACCAATCCTTGCCTCACCTCAGGTCCTGACCCAGCCGGTCCTGGTGACTGGTCTCTGCCTTCTGCCGGAAAAACTACTGATCCTCCCACCTCCGacccccaccttctccccacagCCTTTGCTGATGCACAAGCTGTCCACACCTAGACATGTCCTGGCAGGGGACTCGGGCACTGCAGCACAAACCCAGCTCCGCCTGACGGTGAGAGCTTCATGATGCCTGGCCCCGCGGCTATGGCTCCTCTCAGAGAAGCTGTTGCTGAGACCCCCAAGTCCTTTAGAACCGGAACACGGTGGCCATCAGGATGGCCACTCTTCCGGAATCCTCGTCTCTGCTCCCCTTTGCCTGCCATTTGGAAACAAACATCAGATCCTTGCCCCACCCCTTGCCTCCAGGAAGGGTCTCAAGCCCCTACCCCCAACTTTGCCAGCCCCCGCCTGCCAGGACACTCTAGCCGGACACTGGTGCTTTGCCACACATCCTCCCATGCTGCATTTCTTCCCCagatttctataaatataaatttatgtatgtgtAATATTTACTCCCCTGTCACCTATCTCTGTGACTTGAGAGCTGCTGATTAGGTAAGATTGCTTTTTCTCACATCTGCTTTCTGGAATGAGGGCCAGCCGGAGGGTCTTCCTTGGAGACCCAGGCTGggctcctccccactcccagcaatCTCTTCTCGCCCAGCCCCGTCCTCCACTCACCACCAGTTCCTTCATGTTCAGCTTGTTGATGATGGCTCGGATCAGCTCTGGGGATGCAGGGGACCCACCAATCACACCTGAATCAGAGAGAGGGCTGACACAGCTCCCACCTTCTCCAGGCCCAGTGGACCCCCCCCTTCACCTACGGCCCTTTTTAGGAAATAacattcccttctctccccaacccTGGACCTATTCCTAGACCA is a window encoding:
- the CHAD gene encoding chondroadherin, with the protein product MARPMLLLSLGLLAGLLPALAACPQNCHCHGDLQHVICDKVGLQKIPKVSEKTKLLNLQRNNFPVLAANSFRAMPNLVSLHLQHCQIREVAAGAFRGLKQLIYLYLSHNDIRVLRTGAFDDLSELTYLYLDHNKVTELPRGLLSPLVNLFILQLNNNKIRELRSGAFHGAKDLRWLYLSENSLSSLQPGTLDDVENLAKFYLDRNQLSSYPLAALSKLRVVEDLKLSHNPLKSIPDNAFQSFGRYLETLWLDNTNLEKFSDGAFLGVTTLKHVHLENNRLNQLPSSFPFDSLETLTLTNNPWKCTCQLRGLRRWLEAKTSRPDATCVSPAKFRGQHIRDTDAFRGCKFPTKRSKKAGRH